In Corvus moneduloides isolate bCorMon1 chromosome 3, bCorMon1.pri, whole genome shotgun sequence, one DNA window encodes the following:
- the PELI1 gene encoding E3 ubiquitin-protein ligase pellino homolog 1 isoform X2, with protein sequence MFSPDQENHPSKAPVKYGELIVLGYNGSLPNGDRGRRKSRFALFKRPKANGVKPSTVHIACTPQAAKAISNKDQHSISYTLSRAQTVVVEYTHDSNTDMFQIGRSTESPIDFVVTDTVPGSQSNSDTQSVQSTISRFACRIICERNPPFTARIYAAGFDSSKNIFLGEKAAKWKTSDGQMDGLTTNGVLVMHPRNGFTEDSKPGVWREISVCGNVFSLRETRSAQQRGKMVENETNQLQDGSLIDLCGATLLWRTAEGLSRTPTVKHLEALRQEINAARPQCPVGFNTLAFPSMKRKDVVDEKQPWVYLNCGHVHGYHNWGNKEERDGKDRECPMCRSVGPYVPLWLGCEAGFYVDAGPPTHAFSPCGHVCSEKTTAYWSQIPLPHGTHTFHAACPFCAHQLAGEQGYIRLIFQGPLD encoded by the exons ATGTTTTCTCCTGATCAAGAAAATCATCCATCAAAAGCACCAGTCAAGTATGGTGAATTGATTGTATTGGG GTACAATGGGTCTCTCCCAAATGGAGatagaggaagaaggaaaagtaggtttgctttatttaaaaggCCCAAGGCAAATGGGGTGAAACCCAGCACTGTGCACATTGCCTGTACCCCTCAAGCAGCAAAG GCAATAAGTAATAAGGACCAACACAGCATATCTTACACTTTGTCTCGGGCCCAGACAGTCGTAGTTGAATATACACATGACAGCAACACAGATATGTTCCAG ATTGGTCGGTCAACAGAGAGTCCTATAGACTTCGTAGTAACAGACACAGTTCCTGGGAGTCAGAGTAATTCGGATACACAGTCTGTGCAGAGCACTATATCAAGGTTTGCCTGCAGAATCATATGTGAACGAAACCCTCCCTTTACAGCAAGAATATATGCTGCAGGATTTGACTCctcaaaaaacattttccttggG GAGAAAGCTGCAAAGTGGAAGACATCAGATGGGCAAATGGATGGACTAACAACAAATGGAGTTCTTGTTATGCATCCTCGTAATGGATTCACAGAAGACTCCAAGCCGGGGGTGTGGAGAGAAATTTCTGTGTGTGGGAATGTGTTCAGCCTCCGTGAAACCAGATCAGCtcaacagaggggaaaaatg GTTGAGAACGAGACGAACCAGCTGCAGGACGGCTCCCTGATCGACCTGTGCGGAGCGACGCTGCTGTGGCGCACGGCCGAGGGGCTCTCGCGCACGCCGACCGTCAAGCACCTGGAGGCTCTGAGGCAGGAGATCAACGCAGCCAGGCCCCAGTGCCCCGTGGGCTTCAACACCCTGGCCTTCCCCAGCATGAAGAGAAAAGATGTCGTGGACGAAAAGCAGCCGTGGGTGTACCTGAACTGCGGCCACGTGCACGGCTACCACAACTGGGGGAACAAAGAGGAGAGGGACGGCAAGGACCGCGAGTGCCCCATGTGCCGCTCCGTCGGCCCCTACGTGCCTCTGTGGCTCGGGTGTGAAGCGGGATTTTATGTGGATGCCGGACCTCCAACTCATGCATTCAGCCCGTGTGGACACGTGTGCTCAGAAAAGACAACTGCATATTGGTCCCAAATTCCTCTTCCTCACGGTACTCACACTTTTCACGCAGCCTGTCCCTTCTGTGCGCATCAGCTGGCTGGTGAGCAGGGTTACATCAGGCTCATTTTCCAAGGGCCTCTCGACTAA
- the PELI1 gene encoding E3 ubiquitin-protein ligase pellino homolog 1 isoform X1, which produces MYRKSKWKCGYNLEVLGHGNNEKSVPQLLIRDLKFENKSLAKLMFSPDQENHPSKAPVKYGELIVLGYNGSLPNGDRGRRKSRFALFKRPKANGVKPSTVHIACTPQAAKAISNKDQHSISYTLSRAQTVVVEYTHDSNTDMFQIGRSTESPIDFVVTDTVPGSQSNSDTQSVQSTISRFACRIICERNPPFTARIYAAGFDSSKNIFLGEKAAKWKTSDGQMDGLTTNGVLVMHPRNGFTEDSKPGVWREISVCGNVFSLRETRSAQQRGKMVENETNQLQDGSLIDLCGATLLWRTAEGLSRTPTVKHLEALRQEINAARPQCPVGFNTLAFPSMKRKDVVDEKQPWVYLNCGHVHGYHNWGNKEERDGKDRECPMCRSVGPYVPLWLGCEAGFYVDAGPPTHAFSPCGHVCSEKTTAYWSQIPLPHGTHTFHAACPFCAHQLAGEQGYIRLIFQGPLD; this is translated from the exons ATGTATCGTAAATCCAAGTGGAAGTGCGGTTACAATCTCGAGGTGCTTGGACACG gaaataatgaaaaaagtgtGCCACAACTCTTGATCAGAGACCTGAAATTTGAGAATAAGTCATTAGCTAAGCTCATGTTTTCTCCTGATCAAGAAAATCATCCATCAAAAGCACCAGTCAAGTATGGTGAATTGATTGTATTGGG GTACAATGGGTCTCTCCCAAATGGAGatagaggaagaaggaaaagtaggtttgctttatttaaaaggCCCAAGGCAAATGGGGTGAAACCCAGCACTGTGCACATTGCCTGTACCCCTCAAGCAGCAAAG GCAATAAGTAATAAGGACCAACACAGCATATCTTACACTTTGTCTCGGGCCCAGACAGTCGTAGTTGAATATACACATGACAGCAACACAGATATGTTCCAG ATTGGTCGGTCAACAGAGAGTCCTATAGACTTCGTAGTAACAGACACAGTTCCTGGGAGTCAGAGTAATTCGGATACACAGTCTGTGCAGAGCACTATATCAAGGTTTGCCTGCAGAATCATATGTGAACGAAACCCTCCCTTTACAGCAAGAATATATGCTGCAGGATTTGACTCctcaaaaaacattttccttggG GAGAAAGCTGCAAAGTGGAAGACATCAGATGGGCAAATGGATGGACTAACAACAAATGGAGTTCTTGTTATGCATCCTCGTAATGGATTCACAGAAGACTCCAAGCCGGGGGTGTGGAGAGAAATTTCTGTGTGTGGGAATGTGTTCAGCCTCCGTGAAACCAGATCAGCtcaacagaggggaaaaatg GTTGAGAACGAGACGAACCAGCTGCAGGACGGCTCCCTGATCGACCTGTGCGGAGCGACGCTGCTGTGGCGCACGGCCGAGGGGCTCTCGCGCACGCCGACCGTCAAGCACCTGGAGGCTCTGAGGCAGGAGATCAACGCAGCCAGGCCCCAGTGCCCCGTGGGCTTCAACACCCTGGCCTTCCCCAGCATGAAGAGAAAAGATGTCGTGGACGAAAAGCAGCCGTGGGTGTACCTGAACTGCGGCCACGTGCACGGCTACCACAACTGGGGGAACAAAGAGGAGAGGGACGGCAAGGACCGCGAGTGCCCCATGTGCCGCTCCGTCGGCCCCTACGTGCCTCTGTGGCTCGGGTGTGAAGCGGGATTTTATGTGGATGCCGGACCTCCAACTCATGCATTCAGCCCGTGTGGACACGTGTGCTCAGAAAAGACAACTGCATATTGGTCCCAAATTCCTCTTCCTCACGGTACTCACACTTTTCACGCAGCCTGTCCCTTCTGTGCGCATCAGCTGGCTGGTGAGCAGGGTTACATCAGGCTCATTTTCCAAGGGCCTCTCGACTAA